A single Anopheles maculipalpis chromosome 3RL, idAnoMacuDA_375_x, whole genome shotgun sequence DNA region contains:
- the LOC126565488 gene encoding FUN14 domain-containing protein 1, translating to MSDGKVRKDATNKEIITMSDAAGYLDRFVGDVSKKSATKQILIGAGSGWATGYITMKVGKMAAIAVGGGIILLQMANQQGIISIDWNKVQKKVDKVTDKVEEAVTGQGPSWADKAERFVDRKLNQAEDVLNKRTKKAKKWYTNLIGDETGCKVNDLHIFLCAFAAGVAIGVGTA from the exons ATGAGCGACGGTAAAGTTAGAAAAGACGccacaaacaaagaaattaTAACCATGAGTGACGCTGCCGGATATTTGGACCGTTTTGTCGGCGATGTTAGCAAAAAGTCGGCCACCAAACAGATACTAATCGGTGCCGGAAGTGgatg GGCAACCGGTTACATCACGATGAAGGTTGGCAAGATGGCAGCGATCGCAGTTGGCGGTGGTATCATACTGCTGCAGATGGCCAACCAGCAGGGCATCATTTCGATCGACTGGAACAAGGTCCAAAAAAAGGTGGACAAAGTGACGGACAAGGTGGAGGAAGCCGTCACCGGTCAGGGGCCAAGTTGGGCGGATAAG gCGGAACGGTTCGTGGATCGTAAGCTAAATCAAGCCGAAGATGTGCTTAACAAACGTACGAAAAAGGCCAAAAAGTGGTACACCAATCTGATCGGCGATGAGACTGGCTGCAAGGTGAATGATTTACACATTTTCCTGTGTGCCTTTGCGGCCGGTGTTGCTATCGGTGTCGGTACTGCATAA
- the LOC126565297 gene encoding L-xylulose reductase, whose product MDCTLLGKTIVVTGAGQGIGNELCRTLDHLGAKVIAVSRSPGPLEELKVECPRIETIQVDLSDWERTKTALNPLGKVDGLVNNAGVAVIKPFLELTEDDFDRTFNVNVKAAFNVAQLLVPKMEPGSSIVNVSSLAGLKAIHGHCAYSMSKAAIDGLTKNLALELGPRKIRVNSVNPTVILTRMGRDNWSDPAKADPLKSKIPLGRFGEVNEVVEPIVYLLSERSSFVNGHCLPIEGGFLAGN is encoded by the exons ATGGATTGTACCTTGCTCGGTAAAACTATCGTCGTAACAGGTGCCGGACAAG GCATCGGGAACGAACTATGCCGTACGCTGGATCATCTGGGTGCAAAGGTGATTGCCGTATCTCGATCCCCGGGACCGCTGGAAGAATTGAAAGTAGAGTGTCCAAGGATTGAAACGATCCAGGTCGATCTTAGTGACTGGGAACGAACCAAAACGGCATTGAATCCTTTGGGAAAAGTGGACGGATTGGTCAATAATGCCGGTGTTGCCGTTATCAAACCTTTCCTCGAGCTGACAGAGGACGATTTCGATCG CACATTCAACGTAAATGTAAAAGCAGCATTCAATGTCGCTCAACTGTTGGTCCCCAAGATGGAGCCCGGATCGAGCATCGTGAACGTTTCTTCACTCGCCGGGCTTAAAGCGATTCACGGCCACTGTGCGTACTCGATGTCGAAGGCGGCGATCGACGGGCTAACGAAAAATCTTGCCCTCGAACTTGGACCACGCAAGATACGCGTCAACAGCGTTAATCCGACCGTTATTCTTACGCGCATGGGCCGTGATAATTGGTCCGATCCGGCAAAAGCCGATCCGCTGAAGTCAAAGATTCCACTCGGACGGTTCGGCGAGGTGAACGAGGTGGTGGAACCGATCGTTTACTTGCTGAGTGAGCGGTCCAGCTTCGTGAATGGGCATTGCCTACCGATTGAGGGTGGATTTTTGGCCGGCAATTAG